Proteins encoded together in one Nitrospirota bacterium window:
- a CDS encoding 4Fe-4S dicluster domain-containing protein, whose amino-acid sequence MRASPGCKAVLTPKESLPGLLDSLRPAYGLAGPVPLGEQTVFSRVDSAGQLKMDYSSTMAPPGKLFLYPSRENILRFRTEGESAEVESFPAETAKTLLLGVHACDVHAVVYLDKVFHNDPFYRARRENTLLVAINCTEPTPFCFCSSVGTGPFLRAGEGYDAVLTDLGEHYLVELVSDRAGDLLRIEGEAVGENVWRRKAAREEEVRGKITKRMDVEGLDELLLRNTEHPVWSETADSRCLSCANCVMVCPTCFCHDIVDRVDMALTETVRFRHWDACQDQKFAAVHGGNFRRTRAARLRQFVMHKLDYTAQFDTMGTVGCGRCIQWCPTRIDLTEMAKEIQRSPGEKPSLAR is encoded by the coding sequence GTGCGCGCTTCCCCCGGATGTAAGGCCGTCCTCACGCCCAAGGAATCATTGCCGGGGCTCCTGGACTCCCTGCGCCCCGCATACGGGCTTGCCGGCCCGGTCCCCTTGGGAGAACAGACCGTCTTCAGCCGCGTGGACTCCGCCGGGCAATTGAAGATGGACTATTCCTCCACCATGGCTCCTCCGGGGAAGCTCTTCCTTTATCCGTCCAGGGAGAACATTCTCCGGTTCCGCACCGAAGGGGAAAGCGCGGAGGTGGAGAGTTTTCCGGCGGAGACGGCCAAGACGCTGCTCCTCGGCGTGCACGCCTGCGACGTACACGCCGTCGTTTACCTGGACAAGGTCTTTCACAACGACCCCTTCTACCGCGCCAGAAGGGAAAATACTCTTCTGGTGGCCATCAATTGCACGGAGCCCACCCCCTTCTGCTTTTGCTCCTCCGTGGGGACGGGCCCTTTCCTCAGGGCCGGGGAAGGCTATGACGCGGTGCTTACGGACCTCGGCGAGCACTACCTGGTGGAGCTCGTAAGCGACAGGGCCGGGGACCTTCTGCGCATCGAGGGCGAGGCCGTGGGAGAGAACGTCTGGCGGCGGAAGGCCGCGCGGGAAGAAGAGGTGCGCGGGAAAATCACCAAGAGGATGGATGTGGAGGGCCTGGACGAGCTTCTTCTTCGGAACACGGAGCATCCCGTCTGGTCGGAGACGGCGGACAGCCGTTGCCTCTCCTGCGCCAACTGCGTGATGGTCTGCCCCACCTGCTTCTGCCACGACATCGTGGACCGCGTGGACATGGCGCTTACCGAGACCGTGCGCTTCAGGCACTGGGACGCCTGCCAGGACCAGAAGTTCGCCGCCGTGCACGGGGGCAACTTCAGGCGCACGCGGGCCGCACGGCTCAGGCAGTTCGTCATGCACAAGCTCGACTACACGGCCCAGTTCGACACCATGGGCACGGTGGGCTGCGGGCGGTGCATCCAGTGGTGCCCCACGCGCATCGACTTGACGGAGATGGCCAAGGAGATACAAAGGAGCCCCGGTGAAAAACCTTCTCTTGCCCGATAA
- a CDS encoding FAD/NAD(P)-binding protein, with amino-acid sequence MKNLLLPDKAVIRDIRRETGDVRTYTLSLEGDSLHALPGQFNMLGWPGVGEAPISVSSLHGPEGIQHTIRAVGRVTNFLASMAEGDEIFIRGAYGSPWPLRNAEDMELVLVAGGLGMAPLRPVVQSIVRGEHRPGDVTLVYGARDPLSMLFRDELDGWRRHFRLHLTVDEVPEGVPWDGGVGLVTEYMEDVAQRPSQAVAFLCGPEIMMRFAARKLLMKGMPPGQIYVSMERRLKCGIAQCGHCQHGSAFVCKDGPVFRYGDVGRFPDGLL; translated from the coding sequence GTGAAAAACCTTCTCTTGCCCGATAAGGCGGTCATAAGGGACATCAGGCGGGAGACCGGGGACGTCCGCACGTATACCCTCTCTTTGGAAGGAGACAGCCTTCATGCCCTGCCGGGGCAGTTCAACATGCTCGGATGGCCCGGCGTGGGCGAAGCACCCATCTCCGTGAGCTCGCTGCACGGCCCGGAGGGCATCCAGCACACCATACGGGCCGTGGGAAGGGTGACCAACTTCCTCGCCTCCATGGCCGAGGGTGACGAAATCTTCATCCGGGGCGCCTACGGGAGCCCCTGGCCCCTGAGGAACGCCGAGGACATGGAGCTTGTCCTGGTGGCCGGCGGCCTGGGGATGGCGCCCCTGAGGCCCGTGGTGCAGTCCATCGTGCGAGGCGAACACCGGCCCGGAGACGTCACCCTCGTCTACGGGGCCCGCGACCCCCTGAGCATGCTTTTCAGGGACGAGCTGGACGGCTGGCGGAGACACTTTCGCCTGCACCTTACCGTGGACGAGGTCCCCGAGGGCGTCCCCTGGGACGGGGGGGTGGGCCTGGTCACCGAGTACATGGAGGACGTGGCGCAAAGGCCGTCGCAGGCCGTCGCCTTTCTCTGCGGGCCCGAGATCATGATGCGCTTTGCCGCCCGAAAGCTCCTCATGAAGGGCATGCCCCCGGGGCAGATATACGTCTCCATGGAGCGGCGGCTCAAGTGCGGCATCGCACAGTGCGGCCACTGCCAGCACGGAAGCGCCTTCGTCTGCAAGGACGGGCCCGTCTTCCGCTACGGCGACGTCGGCAGGTTCCCCGACGGCCTGCTTTAA
- a CDS encoding oxidoreductase — MQPRRKPRLGFFKYSCCAGCEFTLIFFQRRIVETLRGFDFAYCRMVSSAGTPEGPFDLALVEGTITEAWQADELKKIRRRSRLLLAIGSCAVNGGIPAIKATHPEDDVQRRVYRDLENIHSIRPHALDAYVRVDGEIKGCPPGERDLEEALTSVLMQKKPDFLEYSVCIECKARNNICILVAHGMPCMGPVTNAGCGALCPSNQRACYSCWGPMKQANGLALARTFEALGLSPEDIVGKFTLFGADTVQYRQVREHYEA; from the coding sequence ATGCAGCCGCGGAGAAAGCCCCGCCTGGGGTTCTTCAAGTACTCCTGCTGTGCGGGATGCGAGTTCACGCTCATCTTCTTCCAGAGGCGCATCGTGGAGACCCTCCGGGGCTTCGACTTCGCCTATTGCCGCATGGTCTCAAGCGCGGGCACGCCCGAAGGGCCCTTCGACCTCGCCCTGGTGGAAGGCACCATCACCGAGGCCTGGCAGGCCGACGAGCTCAAGAAGATACGCCGGAGGAGCCGCCTTTTGCTGGCCATCGGCTCCTGTGCGGTAAACGGCGGCATACCCGCCATCAAGGCCACGCATCCCGAGGACGACGTCCAGCGGCGGGTCTACCGGGACCTCGAAAACATCCATTCCATCCGGCCCCACGCCCTTGACGCCTATGTGCGCGTGGACGGCGAGATAAAGGGCTGCCCTCCCGGGGAGCGGGACCTGGAGGAGGCCCTCACTTCGGTGCTCATGCAAAAGAAGCCCGATTTCCTCGAGTACAGCGTCTGCATCGAGTGCAAGGCCAGAAACAACATCTGCATCCTGGTGGCCCACGGGATGCCCTGCATGGGGCCGGTGACCAACGCCGGCTGCGGCGCCCTCTGCCCCTCGAACCAGAGGGCGTGCTACTCCTGCTGGGGACCGATGAAGCAGGCCAACGGGCTGGCCCTGGCCAGGACGTTCGAGGCCCTGGGCCTTTCGCCGGAGGACATCGTGGGAAAGTTTACCCTGTTCGGCGCCGACACCGTACAGTACCGGCAGGTGCGGGAGCACTATGAAGCATAA
- a CDS encoding Ni/Fe hydrogenase subunit alpha — protein sequence MKHKIAYLARVEGEAAVTFEIKDGKLSELVLNIWEPPRFFEGFLAGRTFDEVPDIVARICGICPISHMTTAIRALERALGLEPPPQTVALQEVMALSQIAASHLVHLYMLALPDFHGMASAAELLPRFEGEVGRFLRMKEVLNDASALYGGRALHPVSMVVAGFTNPPSQDRVGDIVRRLEGIKADALETVKMVAGLPVPDLTNEAEYAALKSANRYAVNAGRLASSGGIDAPEEDYPEYIEETQVPHANAKRNMVKGRGALMVGALARTNLKFAQLHDDAKAAAAGVGFGPPADNPFLNNLAQAVEVVHVLSRMIEILATLPGGRPWVEVRPREGEGSALTEAPRGLLFHSYTLDRRGHVVRANIVTPTAHNFMGLEENLRKLIEKHAGEEKDEIALLSEMLVRAYDPCFSCSVH from the coding sequence ATGAAGCATAAGATAGCCTATCTGGCCCGCGTGGAGGGCGAGGCCGCCGTCACTTTCGAGATTAAGGACGGCAAGCTCTCCGAGCTGGTCCTGAACATCTGGGAGCCCCCCCGGTTTTTCGAGGGGTTTCTCGCCGGGCGCACGTTCGACGAGGTCCCGGACATCGTGGCCCGCATCTGCGGGATATGTCCCATATCGCACATGACGACGGCCATCCGCGCCCTTGAGAGGGCCTTGGGGCTCGAGCCGCCTCCCCAGACGGTGGCCCTCCAGGAGGTGATGGCCCTGAGCCAGATAGCGGCCAGCCACCTGGTGCACCTTTACATGCTTGCCCTCCCGGACTTCCACGGCATGGCCTCGGCCGCGGAGCTCCTGCCCCGTTTCGAGGGCGAAGTCGGAAGGTTCCTCAGGATGAAGGAAGTCCTGAACGATGCAAGCGCGCTTTACGGCGGCAGGGCGCTGCATCCCGTATCCATGGTGGTGGCCGGTTTTACGAATCCCCCGTCGCAAGACCGGGTGGGGGACATCGTAAGGAGACTCGAAGGCATAAAGGCCGACGCCCTGGAGACGGTGAAAATGGTGGCGGGGCTCCCGGTGCCGGACCTCACGAACGAAGCCGAGTACGCCGCCCTCAAAAGCGCGAACCGTTACGCCGTCAACGCCGGGAGGCTGGCCTCAAGCGGAGGCATCGACGCGCCCGAGGAGGACTACCCGGAGTACATCGAGGAAACACAGGTGCCCCACGCCAACGCCAAGCGGAACATGGTCAAGGGACGGGGGGCCCTGATGGTGGGGGCCTTGGCCAGGACGAACCTGAAATTCGCACAGCTCCATGACGACGCCAAGGCAGCCGCAGCCGGTGTGGGCTTCGGTCCGCCGGCGGACAACCCCTTTTTGAACAACCTGGCCCAGGCGGTGGAGGTGGTGCATGTCCTGAGCCGCATGATAGAGATACTCGCGACCCTTCCGGGCGGGCGGCCCTGGGTGGAGGTCCGTCCCCGGGAGGGCGAGGGCTCCGCCCTGACCGAAGCTCCCCGGGGCCTTCTCTTCCATTCCTACACCCTCGACCGGAGGGGCCACGTGGTCAGGGCCAACATCGTGACGCCCACGGCCCACAATTTCATGGGGCTGGAGGAAAACCTGAGAAAGCTCATCGAGAAACACGCCGGGGAGGAAAAGGACGAGATTGCCCTCCTCTCAGAGATGCTCGTCCGGGCCTACGACCCCTGCTTTTCCTGCTCCGTACACTGA
- a CDS encoding SRPBCC family protein, producing the protein MPEVHVKESITIKRKAGDIYGFWRHFENLPRFIDHLDSVEDLGGGRSRWTIKTPVGDLGWESEIVRDEENEVIEWRSLPGSRVQNRGALSLAEKEGGATEVTVELSYKPPGKYNSFLEDTVLDVVTGEQMKEDLKNLKRMMESGTP; encoded by the coding sequence ATGCCGGAAGTACACGTCAAGGAAAGCATCACCATAAAACGCAAGGCCGGCGACATATACGGGTTCTGGCGGCACTTCGAGAACCTCCCCCGCTTTATCGACCATCTGGACTCCGTCGAGGACCTGGGGGGCGGGCGCAGCCGCTGGACCATCAAGACACCCGTGGGGGACCTCGGCTGGGAGTCGGAAATCGTCCGGGACGAGGAGAACGAGGTCATCGAGTGGCGCTCGCTGCCGGGCTCCCGCGTGCAAAACAGGGGGGCGCTGAGCCTCGCGGAGAAGGAAGGGGGCGCCACCGAAGTGACCGTGGAGCTCTCCTACAAACCCCCGGGGAAGTACAACTCTTTTCTGGAGGACACGGTGCTTGACGTCGTAACCGGCGAGCAGATGAAAGAGGACCTGAAAAACCTCAAGCGGATGATGGAGTCCGGAACACCCTAG
- a CDS encoding NADH-quinone oxidoreductase subunit N, protein MRANDLLPLIPFLIMGAAPVLVMLALAVKRHYDLTFGLTAAALFFSAASLSSLSGLPHPVTSLLVLDTYAVFYLALILVSALAVAIMSYGVIQRGGGIREEYYILLLLASLGSMVLVAAAHLASFFLGLEILSVSLYALIGYRRAHEPGIEAGVKYLVLAGVSSAFLLFGMALLYLEAGTMEFAALASRLSHPGSALALTGMGMVVVGVGFKLGVAPFHMWTPDIFEGAPAPVAGYVATISKGAMFALLVRYFSGLSFAETGPLFAVLAVIAVLSMFVGNLLALRQQNVRRILGYSSIAHMGYILVAFLASGQMRTTAVTFYITAYVVTMLGAFGVVTVLSEAQRRTGHLDEYRGLFRRSPWLGGVFTFVLFSLAGIPLTAGFIGKFYVIAAGVGAAHWALVVTLLVNSGIGLYYYLRIVAALYAPAAPGERVLAGAGESLVLGVLALALLWFGVYPGSLIAVIQALSLGGP, encoded by the coding sequence ATGAGAGCAAATGACCTTCTGCCCCTCATCCCCTTTCTCATCATGGGGGCCGCCCCGGTCCTGGTCATGCTCGCCCTGGCGGTCAAGCGGCATTACGACCTGACCTTCGGCCTCACGGCGGCGGCGCTTTTCTTCTCCGCGGCCTCCCTGAGCTCACTATCGGGCCTGCCGCACCCGGTGACGAGCCTGCTTGTCCTGGACACGTACGCGGTCTTCTACCTCGCCCTCATCCTGGTCTCCGCGCTGGCCGTGGCCATAATGTCCTACGGCGTCATCCAGAGGGGGGGCGGCATCCGCGAGGAGTACTACATACTGCTTCTCTTGGCCTCCCTGGGCTCCATGGTCCTGGTGGCCGCGGCCCACCTGGCCTCCTTCTTCCTCGGGCTGGAGATACTGAGCGTCTCGCTCTACGCCCTCATCGGGTACCGGCGCGCGCACGAGCCCGGCATAGAGGCCGGCGTAAAGTATCTCGTCCTGGCGGGAGTTTCGTCGGCCTTTCTGCTTTTCGGGATGGCCCTTCTTTACCTGGAGGCGGGCACCATGGAGTTTGCCGCCCTGGCCTCGAGGCTCTCCCACCCCGGGTCGGCCCTGGCCCTGACGGGCATGGGGATGGTGGTCGTCGGGGTGGGGTTCAAGCTGGGCGTGGCCCCCTTTCACATGTGGACGCCGGACATCTTCGAGGGGGCCCCCGCCCCGGTGGCGGGCTACGTGGCCACCATATCCAAGGGAGCGATGTTCGCCCTTCTTGTGCGCTATTTCTCGGGCCTGAGCTTTGCGGAGACGGGTCCCCTCTTTGCGGTCCTGGCGGTTATCGCCGTGCTTTCGATGTTCGTGGGCAATCTGCTGGCCCTCAGGCAGCAGAACGTCAGGCGCATTCTCGGGTACTCGTCCATCGCCCACATGGGCTATATCCTGGTGGCCTTCCTGGCAAGCGGCCAGATGCGGACGACGGCCGTCACGTTTTACATCACCGCCTACGTGGTGACCATGCTCGGGGCCTTCGGCGTGGTGACGGTCCTCTCCGAAGCACAGCGGCGCACGGGCCATCTCGACGAGTACCGGGGGCTCTTCCGCCGGAGCCCGTGGCTGGGCGGTGTTTTTACCTTCGTCCTTTTCTCCCTCGCGGGCATCCCCCTGACGGCGGGATTCATCGGAAAGTTCTATGTCATTGCCGCCGGAGTCGGCGCGGCCCACTGGGCCCTGGTAGTGACGCTCCTTGTAAACAGCGGCATCGGCCTGTACTACTATCTGCGCATCGTGGCTGCCCTCTATGCCCCGGCAGCCCCCGGGGAGCGGGTTTTGGCCGGAGCGGGAGAGAGCCTGGTCCTCGGCGTCCTGGCCCTCGCCCTCCTGTGGTTCGGGGTCTATCCTGGCTCCCTCATCGCGGTTATCCAGGCGTTGAGCCTGGGAGGCCCCTAG
- a CDS encoding NADH-quinone oxidoreductase subunit M, with protein MILVLLVVIPLLGGVGAALAGRFWKGTPRYVALFALLADFALVLPLFGAAAAQGAQAGGWLASLQVRWIPQLGIGFHLAADGLSVILVALTAFLGLVAVASSWTEITERVGFFYFNLLWCLAGIVGVFLALDLFLFYFFWELMLVPLYFVISIWGHENRQYAAVKFFIFTQLSGLFMLAAILGLYFIHWRATGEHTFDYVELLRASLGRTASLWLMGGFLAAFLVKLPAFFFHTWLPDAHTEAPTAGSVILAGLLLKTGAYGLLRFAVPLFPEAAAALAWGGVVLAVAGILYGAVMAFSQTDLKRLVAYTSVSHMGFVLLAVSIWNNWALEGAVVQIVSHGISTGALFVLVGELQERVGSREMAAVGGLWSAAPRMGGMAMIFALASVGLPGMGNFVGEFLVLLGAYKVNPWAAGIAAIVLVASAIYGLWFMQQAFFGGKREGLEFPDLRVREVLTLSVMAALIIAIGIYPGPVLRTARHGIQNLSRLSQAAQVEAALTEPMEGMHESK; from the coding sequence ATGATACTCGTCCTGCTCGTGGTCATCCCTCTTTTGGGGGGCGTCGGGGCGGCCCTGGCGGGCCGTTTCTGGAAGGGCACGCCCCGGTACGTCGCGCTTTTCGCCCTTCTTGCCGACTTCGCCCTGGTGCTGCCCCTTTTCGGGGCCGCCGCGGCACAGGGTGCCCAGGCAGGGGGCTGGCTGGCCTCGCTTCAGGTGCGGTGGATTCCCCAGCTGGGCATCGGCTTTCACCTTGCCGCCGACGGGCTGAGCGTCATCCTCGTCGCGCTGACCGCTTTTCTGGGCCTGGTGGCGGTGGCCTCCTCGTGGACGGAGATAACCGAGAGGGTGGGGTTTTTCTACTTCAACCTGCTCTGGTGCCTGGCCGGGATTGTCGGGGTTTTCCTGGCCCTGGACCTGTTCCTTTTCTATTTCTTCTGGGAGCTCATGCTGGTGCCTCTGTATTTCGTCATCTCCATATGGGGACACGAGAACCGCCAGTACGCCGCCGTCAAGTTCTTCATCTTCACGCAGCTCAGCGGGCTTTTCATGCTCGCGGCCATCCTGGGGCTGTACTTCATCCATTGGCGGGCCACGGGAGAACATACCTTCGACTACGTGGAGCTTCTGCGGGCCTCCCTGGGCCGGACGGCCTCGCTCTGGCTGATGGGCGGTTTCCTGGCGGCCTTCCTCGTAAAGCTGCCCGCGTTCTTCTTCCACACCTGGCTGCCCGACGCCCATACCGAGGCCCCCACGGCCGGGAGCGTCATCTTGGCGGGGCTCCTGTTGAAGACCGGGGCGTACGGGCTTTTGCGTTTCGCCGTGCCCCTCTTCCCCGAAGCCGCGGCGGCCCTTGCCTGGGGGGGCGTCGTGCTGGCCGTGGCGGGCATCCTCTACGGGGCGGTGATGGCCTTCTCCCAGACCGACCTCAAGCGGCTGGTCGCCTATACGAGCGTGAGCCACATGGGCTTCGTCCTCTTGGCCGTCAGCATCTGGAACAACTGGGCCCTGGAGGGAGCGGTGGTGCAGATAGTGAGCCACGGCATAAGCACCGGGGCGCTGTTCGTCCTGGTCGGAGAGCTTCAGGAGCGGGTGGGCTCCCGCGAGATGGCGGCCGTGGGCGGCCTCTGGTCGGCGGCACCCCGCATGGGGGGCATGGCCATGATCTTCGCCCTGGCCTCCGTGGGGCTGCCCGGGATGGGGAATTTCGTCGGGGAGTTCCTGGTTCTGCTGGGAGCATACAAGGTGAACCCCTGGGCGGCGGGCATCGCGGCCATAGTGCTGGTGGCCTCGGCCATCTACGGCCTCTGGTTCATGCAGCAGGCCTTTTTCGGCGGGAAGAGAGAGGGGCTTGAGTTCCCCGACCTCCGGGTGCGGGAAGTCCTCACCCTCTCGGTCATGGCTGCCCTCATCATCGCCATCGGCATCTATCCCGGGCCCGTGCTCAGGACCGCCCGGCACGGCATCCAGAACCTGAGCCGCCTGTCGCAGGCCGCCCAGGTGGAGGCGGCACTGACGGAGCCCATGGAGGGCATGCATGAGAGCAAATGA
- the nuoL gene encoding NADH-quinone oxidoreductase subunit L — protein MLDFLWIVPALPLAGFALLAVWGPLMPRRAVSAVGAGSVGLAAIAAAACGLGFAGLGPGAKGFTLVLWQWIDVGGFSPRVALYLDGLSVVMTLVVSWVGFLILVYSAEYMEEEDYSRFFAYMDLFVASMLILVLADNLTFLYLGWEGVGLCSYLLIGYWYKDPANGWAAQKAFIVTRVGDAALAVGIFLIFHALGTTTIQELMGVAQKQWATGSGAASLAAWLLLLGALGKSAQLPLQTWLPDAMAGPTPVSALIHAATMVTAGVYLIARTHVIFTLAPSVQLAVAVIGALTLLLAGMSALAQRDIKRALAYSTMSQIGYMFLALGVGAWAAAIFHFMTHAFFKALLFLSAGVVIHALKHERDMFRMGGLRRKLPLAFWTFLVGASSLSALPLITAGFYSKDLIISDALFSTDGGPWLWGAGLAGALITSVYSFRMVFLVFFGQARGRVVYRPGLRMSVPLLALATLSIAGGWINVPHALTGAAGVLPALQERTLPVPRILIEFVTSATSLLGIYLAFYFYVLRPDSVRSLARTGPGGGLRALLHGGWGFDRLYDALLVRPFLFVARVNKDDFVDLFYTGAAWYNGVVHGWLSATQSGKVRWYVTGMAFGAILVLGMMMVFA, from the coding sequence GTGCTCGACTTTCTCTGGATAGTGCCGGCGCTTCCCCTGGCGGGCTTTGCCCTTCTGGCCGTCTGGGGCCCCCTGATGCCCCGCCGGGCGGTCTCGGCGGTGGGCGCGGGTTCGGTCGGCCTTGCCGCCATTGCCGCCGCGGCGTGCGGCCTCGGGTTCGCCGGCCTGGGCCCCGGGGCGAAGGGTTTCACCCTGGTCCTCTGGCAGTGGATTGACGTGGGGGGCTTCTCCCCCCGGGTGGCGCTCTACCTGGATGGCCTCTCCGTGGTCATGACCCTGGTGGTCTCCTGGGTGGGCTTCCTCATCCTCGTCTATTCGGCGGAGTACATGGAGGAGGAGGATTACAGCCGCTTCTTCGCCTACATGGACCTCTTCGTGGCTTCCATGCTCATCCTGGTCCTGGCCGACAACCTCACCTTCCTTTACCTGGGCTGGGAGGGCGTGGGGCTTTGCAGCTACCTGCTCATAGGCTATTGGTACAAGGACCCCGCCAACGGGTGGGCCGCCCAGAAGGCCTTCATCGTGACGCGCGTCGGGGACGCCGCACTGGCGGTGGGGATTTTCCTCATCTTTCACGCGCTGGGCACCACGACGATACAGGAACTGATGGGTGTCGCCCAGAAACAATGGGCGACGGGCTCCGGCGCGGCCTCGCTGGCGGCCTGGCTCCTCCTGCTCGGCGCCCTGGGGAAGTCGGCCCAGCTGCCCCTTCAGACTTGGCTTCCCGACGCCATGGCGGGCCCCACGCCGGTGAGCGCCCTCATCCACGCCGCCACCATGGTGACGGCCGGCGTCTACCTGATAGCCCGCACCCACGTCATCTTCACCCTGGCCCCCTCCGTGCAGCTGGCCGTTGCGGTCATCGGAGCCCTGACCCTGTTGCTTGCGGGCATGAGCGCCCTGGCCCAGCGCGACATCAAGCGTGCCCTGGCCTACTCCACGATGAGCCAGATAGGCTATATGTTCCTGGCCCTCGGCGTGGGAGCGTGGGCCGCAGCCATATTCCATTTCATGACCCATGCGTTCTTCAAGGCCCTCCTGTTCCTGAGCGCGGGCGTGGTCATCCATGCCCTGAAGCACGAAAGGGACATGTTCCGCATGGGAGGGCTCAGGAGAAAACTGCCCCTGGCCTTCTGGACGTTTCTCGTAGGGGCGTCCTCGCTCTCGGCGCTCCCCCTGATTACCGCCGGGTTTTACAGCAAGGACCTCATCATAAGCGATGCCCTCTTTTCCACGGACGGCGGACCTTGGCTCTGGGGGGCGGGTCTCGCCGGGGCCCTGATAACGTCCGTTTATTCTTTCCGGATGGTTTTTCTGGTCTTCTTCGGCCAGGCCAGGGGCAGGGTGGTGTACCGGCCCGGCCTCCGCATGAGCGTCCCCCTTCTGGCGCTGGCGACATTGTCCATCGCGGGAGGATGGATAAACGTGCCCCACGCCCTGACCGGAGCGGCCGGTGTCCTCCCGGCCCTCCAGGAGCGGACCCTCCCGGTCCCCCGTATCCTGATAGAGTTCGTCACCTCAGCCACCTCGCTCCTGGGGATATACCTTGCCTTTTATTTCTACGTGCTCAGGCCGGACTCCGTGCGCTCGCTGGCCCGGACGGGGCCGGGCGGGGGGCTCCGGGCGCTCCTGCACGGGGGATGGGGCTTCGACCGCCTCTATGATGCGCTCCTCGTGCGGCCGTTTCTCTTTGTGGCCCGCGTCAACAAGGACGATTTCGTGGACCTCTTCTATACGGGGGCGGCCTGGTACAACGGCGTCGTGCACGGCTGGCTCAGCGCCACCCAGTCTGGCAAGGTGCGCTGGTACGTCACCGGGATGGCCTTCGGGGCCATCCTCGTCCTGGGAATGATGATGGTGTTCGCATGA
- the nuoK gene encoding NADH-quinone oxidoreductase subunit NuoK: MTAVLFEHAMVLAGVLFIIGLFGVLLRREVIFILLSIEVMLNASGLAFVAAGFRWGQPDGQVMYIFILALAAAEVSVGLAFVLGISHRYRTLDMDQVNRMKG, encoded by the coding sequence ATGACCGCCGTATTGTTCGAGCATGCGATGGTCCTGGCCGGCGTCCTCTTTATCATCGGCCTCTTCGGCGTGCTCCTCAGAAGGGAGGTCATCTTCATCCTCCTTTCCATAGAGGTCATGCTCAACGCCTCGGGCCTGGCCTTCGTGGCGGCGGGGTTTCGCTGGGGCCAGCCCGACGGGCAGGTCATGTACATCTTTATCCTGGCCTTGGCGGCGGCGGAAGTGTCGGTGGGCCTGGCCTTCGTCCTGGGCATCTCGCACCGGTACAGGACGCTGGACATGGACCAGGTCAACAGGATGAAAGGGTGA
- the nuoJ gene encoding NADH-quinone oxidoreductase subunit J — protein sequence MEVVFYITSVVAVLATMLAVTRRNPIHALLYLIVSLLAVAVIFFILGAPFVAALEVIIYAGAIMVFFVFVIMLLNLGEVPPRRGARWMVPEMWAGPAFLSLVLGGELLYILFHPTGLAGGAEEVLPKAVGIALYGPYVLGVELGSMLLLAGLVGAYHLGRREDVPEKRGGPG from the coding sequence ATGGAAGTCGTTTTTTACATAACCTCGGTGGTGGCCGTCCTTGCCACCATGCTTGCCGTGACCCGGCGAAACCCCATCCACGCGCTTTTGTACCTCATCGTCTCGCTTCTTGCGGTGGCCGTCATTTTCTTCATACTGGGCGCTCCCTTCGTGGCCGCCTTGGAGGTCATCATCTATGCCGGGGCCATCATGGTCTTTTTCGTCTTTGTCATCATGCTTCTGAACCTGGGCGAGGTCCCTCCCCGGAGGGGCGCCCGCTGGATGGTCCCGGAGATGTGGGCAGGGCCGGCGTTTCTTTCCCTCGTTCTGGGCGGGGAGCTTCTGTATATCCTTTTTCACCCCACCGGGCTTGCCGGCGGGGCGGAAGAAGTCCTCCCCAAGGCGGTAGGCATAGCCCTTTACGGGCCGTACGTGCTGGGCGTGGAGCTGGGCTCGATGCTTCTTCTGGCCGGGCTTGTCGGGGCCTATCACCTGGGACGGAGGGAGGACGTCCCGGAGAAGAGGGGAGGGCCGGGATGA
- the nuoI gene encoding NADH-quinone oxidoreductase subunit NuoI → MLSILKTLWNVFRHLARRRVTVQYPEQKLYMPPRWRGRIILSRDPEGEERCVACYLCAVACPVDCIALQAAEDEYGRRYPAFFRINFSRCILCGFCEEACPTYAIQLTPDAEFGEYRRENLVYEKEDLLIDGEGKYHGYNFYKVAGLAVKGKDKGEAVDERPPVDVRDLMP, encoded by the coding sequence GTGCTGAGCATACTGAAAACCCTCTGGAACGTTTTTCGCCACCTCGCCCGGAGGCGGGTGACCGTCCAGTATCCGGAACAGAAGCTCTATATGCCTCCGCGGTGGCGGGGCCGCATCATCCTCTCGCGGGACCCAGAGGGCGAGGAGCGCTGCGTGGCCTGCTACCTCTGCGCCGTGGCCTGCCCGGTGGACTGCATCGCGCTTCAGGCCGCCGAGGACGAGTACGGCCGGCGCTACCCCGCCTTTTTCCGCATCAACTTCTCCCGCTGCATCCTCTGCGGTTTCTGCGAGGAGGCCTGTCCGACCTACGCGATACAGCTCACCCCCGACGCCGAGTTCGGCGAGTACAGGCGGGAGAACCTGGTCTACGAAAAGGAAGACCTCCTCATAGACGGCGAGGGCAAGTACCACGGCTATAACTTTTACAAGGTGGCGGGGCTTGCCGTCAAGGGCAAAGACAAGGGAGAGGCCGTGGACGAGCGGCCTCCCGTGGACGTCAGGGACCTCATGCCCTGA